A section of the Acidobacteriota bacterium genome encodes:
- a CDS encoding type II secretion system F family protein, protein MPYYLCRTAGEDGRVVKRSLLAPSREECRDHLEGQGFLVLSVSRDWKKISLKVPAFGKKVKLRDFILFNQELIALIKSGYPVLKSIQAVAARMKSLPLKEILIRVEADIKAGKALSEAFRPYEDLFSKVYTAGLMAGERSGNLPGALARYVQYAKVIADTKSRVRAALAYPAILILFSFVLMAILVNFIIPKFADFYQDFDTRLPVATQWLLAVSMAIRSWWPFTLTGSVLAVLLYIRMLRKPKTRRGIDRLRLRIPFIGSVLLESGVALFCRTLGLLLEAGISLLSAIGIAVQAVPNTHIIRDMSRLADDIKNGESLSGALSRVTLFPPLALDMIRIGETSANLQGMLADVADFYDERIRVKIQAAVSMIEPIIIIVMGLVVAGMLLSVYLPIFNIIRVAR, encoded by the coding sequence ATGCCTTATTATCTCTGTCGTACGGCCGGCGAAGACGGACGCGTCGTCAAGCGTTCTCTCCTGGCTCCCTCGCGCGAGGAATGCCGGGATCACCTCGAAGGCCAGGGATTCCTGGTTCTTTCCGTATCCCGGGATTGGAAGAAAATCTCGCTGAAAGTCCCGGCTTTCGGGAAGAAAGTCAAGCTCAGGGATTTCATCCTGTTCAATCAGGAACTTATTGCGCTTATAAAATCGGGTTATCCGGTGCTCAAGAGCATTCAGGCCGTTGCGGCCCGCATGAAAAGCCTTCCCTTGAAGGAAATCCTCATCCGCGTAGAAGCGGATATCAAGGCGGGCAAGGCCCTCTCGGAGGCGTTTCGTCCTTACGAGGATCTGTTCTCCAAGGTCTATACCGCAGGTTTGATGGCGGGTGAACGCAGCGGGAATCTTCCGGGAGCTCTGGCCCGATACGTCCAATATGCCAAAGTCATCGCCGACACGAAATCCCGGGTTCGGGCGGCCCTGGCCTACCCGGCGATCCTCATCCTGTTTTCTTTCGTCCTCATGGCCATTCTCGTCAACTTCATCATCCCCAAGTTCGCCGACTTCTACCAGGATTTCGACACCCGGCTCCCGGTCGCGACCCAGTGGCTCCTGGCCGTGTCCATGGCCATCAGGAGCTGGTGGCCGTTCACCTTGACGGGCTCCGTTCTGGCTGTCCTCCTGTATATTCGAATGTTGCGCAAACCGAAAACCCGGCGGGGGATCGACCGGCTCCGCTTGCGCATCCCGTTCATCGGTTCCGTTCTTCTGGAATCCGGGGTCGCCCTGTTCTGCCGGACTCTCGGCCTTCTTCTCGAAGCGGGGATCTCGCTTCTTTCCGCGATCGGAATCGCCGTTCAGGCCGTTCCCAACACCCATATCATCCGGGATATGTCCCGGCTGGCCGACGATATCAAAAACGGCGAAAGCCTGTCCGGCGCTCTCTCCCGGGTGACGCTATTCCCCCCCCTGGCCCTGGACATGATCCGGATCGGGGAGACATCGGCCAACCTTCAGGGCATGCTGGCCGACGTCGCCGATTTCTACGACGAGAGAATTCGTGTTAAAATACAGGCGGCGGTGTCGATGATCGAACCCATCATCATCATCGTCATGGGACTGGTCGTGGCGGGGATGCTCCTTTCCGTGTACCTCCCGATTTTCAATATCATACGCGTGGCGCGTTAG